The following coding sequences lie in one Streptomyces sp. NBC_00510 genomic window:
- the ccsB gene encoding c-type cytochrome biogenesis protein CcsB: MTIAAAVNENVAHLSNYLIYSAMAVYTLAFLAYIAEWVFGSRSKVAKTSAALAPGAAGSAPAVTVTVKQGGGTATLARPKVVTRASASDRGFADGPGAAGDTEQGDLYGRIAVSLTVLAWALHVAAVAARAFSVQRAPWGNMYEFSTTFGATAVTAYLVLLLLGKKVRWIGLFLTTTVLLDLGLAVSVLYTDSDQLVPALHSYWLWIHVSCAIISGAVLYLGAVANVLYLFRDRYETGLAASGTAEGTWANIMYRLPSAASLDKFAYRVNAMVFPLWTFTIIAGAIWAEAAWGRYWGWDPKETWSFITWVVYAAYLHARATAGWKGRKAAYLALLAFACFLFNYYGVNIFITGKHSYAGV, translated from the coding sequence GTGACCATCGCTGCCGCGGTCAACGAGAACGTCGCCCACCTCAGCAACTACCTGATCTACTCGGCGATGGCGGTCTACACGCTGGCCTTCCTCGCCTACATCGCGGAGTGGGTCTTCGGCAGCCGCAGCAAGGTCGCCAAGACCTCCGCCGCGCTCGCCCCCGGCGCCGCCGGGTCCGCGCCCGCGGTCACCGTGACCGTGAAGCAGGGCGGCGGCACCGCCACCCTGGCGCGTCCCAAGGTCGTCACCCGGGCCTCCGCCAGTGACCGCGGCTTCGCCGACGGCCCCGGCGCGGCCGGCGACACCGAGCAGGGCGACCTCTACGGCCGCATCGCGGTGTCCCTGACCGTGCTGGCCTGGGCGCTGCACGTGGCCGCCGTGGCGGCGCGCGCCTTCTCGGTGCAGCGCGCCCCGTGGGGCAACATGTACGAGTTCTCCACCACCTTCGGCGCCACGGCGGTCACCGCCTACCTGGTGCTGCTCCTGCTGGGCAAGAAGGTCCGCTGGATCGGGCTCTTCCTGACCACCACGGTCCTGCTCGACCTCGGCCTCGCCGTCTCGGTCCTCTACACCGACAGCGACCAGCTGGTCCCGGCGCTGCACTCCTACTGGCTGTGGATCCACGTCTCCTGCGCCATCATCTCCGGCGCGGTGCTCTACCTGGGCGCGGTGGCGAACGTGCTCTACCTCTTCCGCGACCGCTACGAGACCGGCCTCGCGGCCTCGGGCACCGCCGAGGGCACCTGGGCGAACATCATGTACCGCCTGCCGTCGGCCGCGAGCCTGGACAAGTTCGCGTACCGCGTGAACGCCATGGTCTTCCCGCTGTGGACGTTCACGATCATCGCCGGCGCGATCTGGGCCGAGGCGGCCTGGGGCCGCTACTGGGGCTGGGACCCCAAGGAGACCTGGTCCTTCATCACCTGGGTGGTCTACGCGGCCTACCTGCACGCCCGCGCCACCGCCGGCTGGAAGGGCCGCAAGGCCGCCTACCTGGCGCTGCTCGCCTTCGCCTGCTTCCTGTTCAACTACTACGGCGTGAACATCTTCATCACCGGCAAGCACTCCTACGCCGGCGTCTGA